A DNA window from Phycisphaerales bacterium AB-hyl4 contains the following coding sequences:
- a CDS encoding transposase, with product MSAFTTRSFQSGDKQRTGPISKQGSPRLRWALV from the coding sequence ATGTCAGCGTTCACGACGCGCAGTTTTCAGAGTGGCGACAAGCAACGCACCGGCCCCATCTCCAAGCAGGGCTCGCCTCGGCTGCGGTGGGCGCTGGTCTAG